The DNA window GTAAAATGAATGTAGGCAGAAAAGCTGACCTGTCTCATTGAGGCCCAATTCTGAAGGCAATCCAAGTTCCACAAATTCCCCTTTGACTCTCTGCTGACCCCATGGCTTGTGAGAAGAGTGCTGCCACTTCCACATGCCACCTCAGATCATGCTTCCCTGTGAAGAGTAGTTGCACCCTACATGCTCCAGCCCCCACAATATTTAGAGAAAGGTAACCAAATTGCAGTGCTCCTCTCCAACTTCAGCTGGATTGTCTTCATAGTTTGGTAGTGAGAACCTGTTGGGAGTTTGGTAGTGTAGAATTATTCCTTCCAGAACTGGACCTTGTAGTCCTCTGAAAACCAAATAGGACAATGCATAGAAAAGTCTGAGGATGCTGGTGTTTGGATGCTTTATAAATCATTTATGTTGCTGTATTTTGAtgtgatctacacagtgagtagGAGTCTACTTTGTGAGAGCCTCTCCCTTGTTGAGTGCCCATAAAGCATCATGTTGTACCTCTAGGATGAAGTCACTGAGATTGGATGCCTTGGCCACTCTGTGCTCTATTATCTCTTATCACCCAAGTAGGCAGTACAGTCCTTGTGGGAAAAGgtcatttaatctttattttgtattcctCATCATGCCCAAGGCTTGTCCAGTAAATGTTTGATAGTAGAATGAATGGGTAAATGACTGACAGGTTGTCTCCTGATATCAGAGGCAGACTTAACTCTTAAGGGGTTATCCTTTGAGTCTTTGAAAGGCTCTGGTACTCCCTCTGAGTATTTCCTGTGGAAATTGGAGCAAtggttcatttttctgtttctatcttcTGCTTCAGGAGCAGCCTTGTTGGGGGATGAAGGAGCAAAATGAGTATCATTTTACACAATTCTCTCATGCACTGTTTACACTCTCAGTCACCTTTTCAATAGCTTCTTATAAAACAAAGCCCATGTGAACATTAGGCATAGCTGCAGACTTGCAGGCCCAGGTACAAGGTAGGTGAGAAGAGGTGCTGGCAATTGACAAGGctgagagagggagctggaaagTTCAGTATTGTTCAACATATTTCAACtcaaccaagaaaaagaaacagttagTGGTACAATGACATGGCAAGACTCTGGTGCACTTCAAAGCACAGGCTTGTTGCTTTTGAATGGTCTACAGAATAGAGAGCATCAGCTCCAAGGCTCTAAGTGTAGCATTGACCCCAAGCTCTCAGCACACTTCAAGGAAACATTCCCCTGGCACATGAAGGCCTGATGCCCTGCTACAGAGACTTCCCTCTATTCTTTTTCATTATCTGTATGAGAATTAATTTCAGCTGCAAAAACAAGAGCAATACGAGTTCTGATCTGCCCAAGACTGGAAGTTTTCTGGAAGGGAAGCCATGAGCCTATGACTATTTGCATGACAACAACACTTAACAGATGTGCTCAGAGGAAATGGCCTTGAAGGAAATGCTTTATTTCAAGACCATTACCTTAGCAGCAAAGACAAAAAACATTTTCCCCTGCGTCTGCaatgataaaacagaaataacaggacATGAAAGGACCTCGTCCTGAGGAATCTGCAGGTGGGAAGTCTGTTCCCCACCTTGAACTGAACATGGTCTGTAGAACCTCATTTACATCACAACGAGGACACTGTGAAGTGGTGTCTGAAAGAACATGGCCACGCTAGTCACTAAGTAGAAAAGGATTATAACTTGGGCTTTATCAAAACTTCCATGATTGCTGCCTTCAAGgaagtacaaaacaaacaaacacagcagtTAGATTGTCCATCTGCTCCTGACAGTACCGCAGTCAGACTTTCCATTATTATATGTGAGCTTCATCCAGTCTGGGTTGGTCAGAAAAagaacaggaggcagaggtgggaggtgggagggcagatttcctttgtttgtttttgtttttgtttttttagtgcTCTGTGTagtttcagtttcttctctgATCTCTGCTAGCTCCTGTTCAAAGGTGTAGAAAGCCcaagatctcagtgagttgaAAGTGGGATTGAGGTGGATATAGAAGGGGAGGCCGAAGTACTATGTTGGTCAGGGGTGCTCAAAAACTTTTAGTTGGATAGTCTGGTTGTGTCGGTCTTGACCCActtcatgaacacacatgtaatTTAGGGGCTATTAGCTTGTCTCCATCCTCATGGTTGAGATGTACTAAGAGCAGTTTTGTTCATACTCTATACCAGTGGCCAACTCCCTGCATTGTAGGGACCATGTGACCCAGCCTTCTCAACTTTTCCAAATTTCTTTCCATTCCTCAAAGTGGATAATTATAACATAGAACCAAGCTTTagattttaattctgtttttttttttttctggaataattCTTTGGTTACCATTAGCCATTTAAAACACAGTCCACAGAACTTGAGACCATCCATTAAATCTTTCAAAAAGTATTCATTAAAGTCTGCTCTGTACTCAGTCTGGTCTTCTTAGAGTACTGGTATTGACAGGCAGATGCTCTGATGGTGATGACAGTGTAAACAAGAAGCAGAGTGGGACCAATGACAGAAGAGTAGAGAAATGGGAGACTTGACAGGGGTGGCAAGGTCGTGATGTGGCAAAGTAATAACAAGGTAATGGGTAGGGATGCAAACTCAGGGGATTAGAGAGCACTGaaggctcttccagaggatccgggttaaattcccagcacccacatggtgacttacaactgtctgtaactttagttctagGGCACCTGgtatcctcacacagacatacatgtaggcaatcTTTGCAAATAaagcctaaaaataaataaataaataaattttaaaatgttagatgGAGGATAAGGCTGCTTAGTCTAAAAAAACTTtgattttctagattttcttaGCCTGTAATCCTTAGGGTCTCCTTGAGAAATGGTTAGAGCTGAACTCCCCCAAGGAGACATGTAACCAGTTTCAGAGAGTGGACACCAGAGGGTAAGAGGCAGTTCGAGCCTCCATTCCCTAGTAAGTCTTACACTTCTAATTCAGATGAAGGTTTTCTTTCCTTGTGGTATATTGATGCAACCATCACACATTTCATTTAAAACAGTCTTCATTGTGCTGCCTTCCACTGTGACAATGCAAGCCTTTTGAAGGTAAAAACCACACCACTTATCATCCTGCAGTGATGATAAGGACATGGTCTTTTAAAATAATGCCCAGATGTATATAGTCTGCTTTCTTCCTGCTGTTCCTGGATATGATGAGTTCTGCGCCGTGACTCCATTTTTTAGCCCTGCTGGATTGTCTACTATGTAGTAAGCAGAAATGACCTGTCAGGCGGAAAGATCCATTATAGAAAAGCAGTCAGTAGAGACTACTCAAAGGGTCTCTGAAGATACCCAGCTTATTTCCTGAGATGTCCTTATATCCTGAAAGTTTCTATGCAAAGACAGCAAATGGAATTAACTGCGGGGGCTCATGATCATCAGTTATTAGGATACTTATTAACTTGTTGGTCTAATGCCCCCTCAATATCCATTAAACTGTTACGAGTATTCAAGATGCTTAAAGTTGTACATGTAATAGTCACAGAGTCTAACTGAATTATACACTCCAAAAGACCATGTGTCCTGCCACTCCAGTTTTGTAACTTACCAACTACTGGTGATTCATCTCAGTGAGTCTCAGTTTCCACTAAATGTTCCCAACACTGTTGTGGAGACCAAATAAGATTGGACTGTGAGTAGCTAGAGGGCACAGATTTGTGGTATTAATCTTCATATTCTCACAGTCTAGCAAAGTTTATAATAGCAGCCACTGAATGGGCAAAAGAACATCCAAATAGCAGAGGCTATAAGCATCAACACCACATAAATTAGGGCATGGGTCATCCAGCTTTCACTTTGTGATGAGTTCATTGACTTTTCAGTAGCTTGACTCTGAGCTTTCATTTCTAACCTATGGTGCAACAAGATGGCTCTACATTCTCCCTAAGCCTCCTTCCAGTCTTGGGCTTCTTTGATACTGCTACATGCTGTTTGTAAGTAGCCAACCTGAGTTCTTAGTTTTCAACTTGAAATAAGTTTAGATTTAAAGAAAGCATAAGATTCACATCTGTTCTTCACCTAGCTTCTCCAGTGCTACCTCTCATAACTTGAGTATGTTTTTGAAACACTAAGAAATGACATGAGAAGAACCCTAAACTTAGAAATGACTACGATCTCATCAGTTTTTCCATTAATGTCCTTTGATTGGCCTAAGATTCAAGCCACAATATTATGAACATTTATGCTTTTGAAACAAAGAGTTTACTATGAACTCTTTTAGTTTACTGAAACAAAATTATAGGAGAATATGAATCTAATATTGGGTTCATCTTGTGGTAACAATGTGTGCCAACCATGCTGTATACATATTTTAGAGAGTCTTGGGGAACCTTAAAAGACCACCCTGCATGTTGGTGGGTATAGTGAGCTAAAATGAAATGCTGGACACTGTCTTATAAATTTGGAAATACCAGAAATCAAAGGCATAAGCAAAATGGTTTTCCCCAGGGGAAAACATCTTCATTGAGGGTAGTGAAGATACTGTCTGGGATTTGGGCTGCCTCAAGCACCAACTAGACTAATTTGGTTTTTAGGTATGTATTCATTGGGGCCTTGCTATGTGCTAACATTATTGTAGGCACTGGGAACACAGAAGTGACTAAGAGAAAGTTTTCTTAAGTTCACAAAGCTTATATTTAATGAGGGAAAcaaataataaggaaatacagATCTAGCAGCAAGTATATTCAGAAAGCAGAGCATACTGAGGTTATAGAGGAGGAAGGACATTGGTTTACAGGAAGTGAGCACTGTGCATTTGGAATGCTGAGGACCATGAGCTGGGACAATTGCTCTGCACTGCACAGCACACTGCACATTGTGAAGGCCAAAGTTCCTGGCCAAAGTGTCTAGTTTTAGATGTACATTGATGCTGATGTAGCTCTGTGGAATAGTcaccctttcttctcctttcagTTTTGTGGATTGTCGTTGattaattaattcaaaaaattcaGCTCTAATAAAATAGatgctttaaaaatgtctttcagaTTCTCTGAAGTACAGGGAGTAGAAATGGTACAATATATAGAACATTCTTCCTCCACATAGGGACCTCACATAAACCTGGTTGGCCCAAAATAAGTTTTGTCAAATTCATTAAATAGTTATTGACTGCCCTTAAATAGGATGCTAAAGTGCTAGATGTTTGTTTTAGATGCAGATATATTATAGagttcccttcttcttctcctagaGGCATCATGCCTTTTATTTCTCCCCTATTTTctcaccctcccccccaacaaAAGGAACTGAATACCTAAGAGAGAGTATAGCTGGGAGGTAAGATGACAATTTGACTTCACTACAACTTTCAGTTTCATCTTGCTCCGCAcaagaaatctatgggacctcctatagtagttcagtacttatccctagcataggtgtggactttgggagcccattccatatagaggaatactccctgagccaagacgcacaggggtggacctaggccctatcccaaaggatacgatagactctgatgacaccctatggaaggcctcaccatccagggggagcagaaaggatatgtgataggtagggttttagttgggggagtggtaagggaggacaggagggagaagggaactgggattgtcatgtaaaacaatcttgtttctaattcaaataagaaaatctgcaaaaaaaaaaaaaatgtgtatcccACAGTATATGCTGATACGCTAATCAAAGTCAGAAGAACCCCCTGAGAACAGACCTGGAACTTCCCCCTGCCACCCAAGGCAAACATAGTCATGGCGGACTGGGTAAAGCCTCCTGGAAATTTCagtggtggtaacaggagccctGCTTTGGAATGTCTGTTCGAAGCAGTGGCTTTCAGCATAGACACCCTGAGTACCAGCACTCATCAGATCCTGTGTATTGTCAAGTTTGTGTTTGTCCTTCCCGCCTCTTAAAATAAACCTGAAAGCTAATTTCCTCACACAAGACAGCCAAATTGCAGAAAACTCACCAACAACTCCTCCCCAGAACAGATTAACAGCCTGCAgccagcagggggtgggggtggggccacATGAAATTGCTCCCCAGCCTGTGAacaatttctttccttccaaattTTGCACTGAGACTGGAGTCTGAACACAAAGTCATAATCGTCTAGGAGAAACCGCCTGGGGAGTCATGGGTACCAGTTCTGGGGCAGCTGCATCCTGTGGTGAGGAAGCCCTTTGGCAGGCTCATGGCTTTCTAGCCCTGTGATTGGTggagatggggagaaggagaCAAGGGAGGGTGGAAGCAGGAAAGCAAAGAACATCAGAAAtgcaggggaagaggaggggagagacacCTTGCCTGTCAACTTCACACTAGTCCCCCTTaggcaaaacaataaacaaaacaaaatcagtttcttcttctttttcctctcttcaaatAGTTTGGGAGTTGGTAGCAAAGCAGTTGCAAATGGCCACGTTTCAAAGACAGCATTTGGCTTCTCTCCTTAGCTGGGTGGACACAGAGATCAAGGGACGGCAAGCAAGAGCCATGCACACTCTGAAGTGTGCCGCTGCTTGGTGGAACCTGTTAGGGGTTCATCCTCCAAAGGAGGCAGCAGGGAGACAGCTGAGCTGGGGCTAAGTCACACTGCATTTTGTCATTAGCACCAGAACCAAAACCCCAGCTCTGACTCAGCCCAGGGCTCTCCTGTTAGGGGTTGAGCAATATTCAGAGTGCTGTTCTTCCGTGGCTCTAACAAGAGAGTTAGAAAGCGGACCCATTTACATGATGGTCTCTATGGTGGGTGGATTGGACAGACAGTTGCAACTAGGTCATTTCCACCTTTGAAGCCAGGTGGCAGTGAGCTGGGCTGCTAAGAGACATTGGGGTCTGTCCTCAAGACAACTTGGTTTCTGAGTCATCTATGTGTCTGAAGGGTTTTCAGTTCATTAAACCTGTTTGGTAGAAACAGAGAGATACATGGAGATGGCCTAACAAAGCCTGTTCAGGCTGCCTTTGCAGTTCCTCAGTCTGCACCTCCTGGTGCAATTGCTGTCTCCTCAAGCCAGCAGGCCCTCTCCTCAGGAGTGGTAAACAAACTGCCACCTTCCCCACCAGGGCTGGGCTTCTGCTGGGGCCTTATAGATCCTACCTTCTCCCAGGATGACAAACTAGCTTGAGTGTGGTTCTGGGCCTCAGGCTCTGCAGACAAAAGTCTGCCTGAGGTGGAGGCAACAggctctttgggggcccactgCTGTCTCAGTATATGTTCTTTAGAGCCAAGACTTCCTGAATCCAAAGCTTGCCTTTCTAGCTGAGGAAAACCACAATATCTCTAGACCAGGGTTTGGTTACCTACGACATGGTCCATAGGCTTGTTTTAAGCATTAAATGAGGTAATTGTATTAAGTGCTTGGTATGATGTGTGCTCAAGGAAGCTCTCAATAGATGAGACAGTTTTTACTGATGTCCCCTTCTGTCCATTTGCTTCACTCACCTGTGCTGTTTTCTCAGGGATGGCTGGTGGTATCACCACTAAGGTTGCATTTTGACCCCTTCCAGCCCTCCACGCCACCAGTGCCTTCCAGGAGCCCCTCACACAGTTGTCTTGCTGAGCAGACAGCATAGGTGGCAGCCTTCCAGCTGGGCTACCTCCTCCTTTTGCCTGACTCTCCTAGGGTCAATCTCCACCCTCTCCCCAAACCCTGAGTTAGGACTGGCTTCAGACAGCTGCAAATGACTTGTCTAGCCATCACTGGCTATTGAGACCAGCTTCTGATCAAATACCAGGGCTGGGACAGTCACACAGAGAAGTACAAGCTGGAACCAATTCTACTCCTTTGATTAGGGGAAAGGGCAGATAGCAGAACACCTCTGAAGACCTTTGGTAAACTATATCTTGGCAATGGAGGCCACTTTAAACTCCAAGAGAGGAGAAgtgaaagggaggagagggagagagacacacagagaatcaCCAACTGCTCTTGTTTCCTCAGAACAGCGGAGAGCTATTTGACTTCACCcaccttgcctctgcttctcaatcCTTTCTACCCAATCACTTGCTCTGAATCTGTATTTCTCAGACTACTGGTGCTGAGAATCCAATTGTTTTCTTCAGACTCTTCTGGAGTCATTATTTTTGGAAGATGGTAAGTCATTACAGAATGGAAACATTCCAATGTCACAGCAGTTCTCACTTACTATTAGTTACTTAAggaatttcaatttctttttcaatttgataAACATTCTGTAGACACACACCCAGTCCATGGGCCAAAATAAGCCTACGGATGTCTTTGAAAGAGTATAACCATCTTCCATGGACGTATTCTGTCCTGGTTTTTCATCTCACAATGTCATCTAGCAGCCCTGATCAGGAGAGCATGCAGCAGTGAGTTTAGGCTATGCCCAAGCTAAGAGCAATGCTAACCCTTGAGGACCAAACATCCCCCCTGGAGTACATGCACAGATGTTCTTATCCCAAGTGTACTGGATGCCCCTTACCATTCCATGCCAGCCCTGTTGATCTCCTCCCACCAGCACTCCGTGGGCTCCCCGAGGCTTTGGGGTGTGGGCATGCAGGCATAGTTCCATTGTCTGTCAGAGCCTTCCTTCTTGCTAAAGATGCTCCTCACAGCTACCACCACTTGCCCGTGGGGACACTGGTAGCTGAAGCCTTGCCGGTTCAGATTCACCCAGCCATCATCACTGTAGTCGTGGTACTGCTGGTATGGGTACCCGTAGTCCCCGTACTGGCCCCAGGCTGTGGTTACCAGTGGCAGAAGCACCCACAGAAGAGTGAGGTCCATACTGTCTAGCTTTTGGCACGAAAATGTCACCCTAAGTTTTCGGGGCTGACTTTTATACAGCTGCCGCTAACATGTGGCTCCCAGATGTGGAGGACCGGATCCAACTGCAGTGTGTCATTGCTCAAGCAAAAGCTTTTCCACGCTGAGAAATTGGCCTTGCTTGCGGCCAGCTTGTTTTAAGGTGGAATTCTAGGAATATACAAGGACCATGTAAATCAAGGAAGCCCCCCTGGAGAATCACTTCACGGAGAGGATCCAGGCCAACTGCTCCATTATTCTCATCAGAAATACCTAAGAAAGACCTCTTCATCGGTGCATCCCTCATCTCCCTGTATCCCACCCCTCCGTCCACTCCCCTCCTCACTAGCAAATCCTGTATCCTATCTCCAGCTTAGACTTCTAGAATCACAGACATATCGAGGTaatgatttcaaaatataaacaataaaatataaacaatgtaaGTTAAAGGGACACAACTGTTTAGTTGTGCCTGGTTTCTTCCTTTGAATTTGGAGTAGAAGCGGTTGTATCAGTTTTCAGGTCTGCAGTTAGAAGtccttacttacttacttacttacttacttacttacttacttacttgtAGGTAGAAGTGCTATTGGTCCGTGCAGGGAGCAGTGGGGCATCGTCTCTGTTCTGAAGCAGCTGCCTGAGCTGCTGAAGTTGATCCCTTCAGCTCTAGAATCTGTGCTCTGCTCTTAAGTATATAATAGATTAAAGGCAAATGAAACTTACTTTTTATCTGTCGGTCCATTTTACTTTACATTGACTTTTCTTTTCGCTGATGTCCAGTGTATAAAACAAACGT is part of the Cricetulus griseus strain 17A/GY chromosome 5, alternate assembly CriGri-PICRH-1.0, whole genome shotgun sequence genome and encodes:
- the Dpt gene encoding dermatopontin, producing the protein MDLTLLWVLLPLVTTAWGQYGDYGYPYQQYHDYSDDGWVNLNRQGFSYQCPHGQVVVAVRSIFSKKEGSDRQWNYACMPTPQSLGEPTECWWEEINRAGMEWYQTCSNNGLVAGFQSRYFESVLDREWQFYCCRYSKRCPYSCWLTTEYPGHYGEEMDMISYNYDYYIRGATTTFSAVERDRQWKFIMCRMTDYDCEFANV